Proteins from one Limanda limanda chromosome 4, fLimLim1.1, whole genome shotgun sequence genomic window:
- the oser1 gene encoding oxidative stress-responsive serine-rich protein 1: protein MEAGGTDGEEETLQTAFKKLRVDAESMPGAGSVSEALVPRAAPRPCLDAGGAKPKLSCPKDVWHGCMRKTSRGASRTQRRRRSKSPILHPPKFSYCSTASASALAPSSGCLKHQRLAVPEPVELRPAVDGRSASSPAPPTQKELRSPGSPGHISPLVFGSCAGYESRVGAVVSSPSLQEIPGLINSVVEQEGATCGDVPSREEEKSACDGAACGGGASLRSGPAEAADFRALSERHCSPDGAQAPCSCAPKKSSESQEPSGSGAAEQCRCPPQPQGLQGVEVYSFTGLRGVISECERSLPDHGDAPRTVSTNSNAASSSGSSPRSCSEQARGYVDDITIDDLSGYMEYYLYIPKKMSHMAEMMYT from the exons ATGGAGGCAGGAGGGACGGACGGCGAGGAGGAAACTCTGCAGACGGCGTTTAAGAAGCTCCGGGTCGATGCTGAGAG CATGCCCGGGGCTGGGAGTGTCTCCGAGGCGCTGGTTCCCAGAGCGGCGCCGCGACCTTGTCTGGACGCCGGCGGAGCGAAGCCCAAGCTCAGCTGCCCCAAGGACGTGTGGCACGG ctGTATGAGGAAAACTTCCCGAGGAGCATCCAGGACCCAGCGGCGCCGGAGGTCCAAGTCCCCCATCCTCCACCCCCCGAAGTTCAGCTACTGCAGCACGGCCTCGGCCTCTGCGCTggcgccctctagtggctgcCTGAAGCACCAGCGCCTGGCTGTGCCCGAGCCCGTGGAGCTTCGTCCTGCGGTCGACGGCAGGTCCGCCTCCTCCCCGGCCCCCCCAACCCAGAAGGAGCTGCGGTCTCCAGGCTCGCCCGGCCACATCTCTCCCCTGGTGTTCGGATCGTGCGCTGGTTACGAGTCACGTGTCGGAGCCGTGGTTTCCTCGCCATCTTTACAAGAGATCCCCGGCCTCATCAACAGCGTGGTGGAGCAGGAGGGGGCCACCTGTGGAGATGTCCCgtcgagggaggaggagaaaagtgccTGTGACGGAGCGgcgtgtggaggaggagcctctCTGAGATCCGGACCCGCTGAGGCCGCGGACTTCCGAGCCTTATCGGAGCGCCACTGCTCTCCAGACGGCGCCCAGGCGCCTTGCTCCTGCGCCCCGAAGAAGAGCTCCGAGTCACAGGAGCCGAGCGGCTCGGGCGCCGCTGAGCAGTGCCGCTGCCCGCCGCAGCCTCAGGGCCTGCAGGGCGTGGAGGTGTACTCCTTCACCGGGCTCCGCGGTGTCATCTCGGAGTGCGAGCGCAGCCTGCCGGACCACGGCGACGCCCCCAGAACTGTCAGCACCAACAGCAACGCAGCGTCGTCGTCAGGCTCCTCCCCCCGCTCGTGCTCGGAGCAGGCGCGCGGCTACGTCGATGACATCACAATAGATGATCTTTCTGGCTACATGGAGTATTATCTTTACATCCCCAAGAAGATGTCCCACATGGCGGAGATGATGTACACTTAG
- the manf gene encoding mesencephalic astrocyte-derived neurotrophic factor, whose amino-acid sequence MLALSGLALALALALLPASGDALKEGECEVCLGFLGKFYQSLKDNDVKFNSADIEKALVKSCRDVKGKENRFCYYIGATADAATKIINEVSKPLSYHAPVEKICEKLQKKDSQICELKYDKQLDLTTVDLKKLKVKDLKKILEEWDESCKGCAEKSDFIRKITELMPKHAPAAAKARTDL is encoded by the exons ATGTTGGCTCTCAGCGGGCTGGCGCTGGCTCTGGCCCTAGCGCTGCTTCCGGCTTCCGGCGACGCTCTGAAGGAAGGAGAGTGTGAAG TGTGCCTCGGCTTCCTCGGGAAGTTTTACCAGTCGCTCAAGGACAACGATGTGAAGTTCAACAGCGCGGACATCGAGAAGGCGCTCGTCAAGAGCTGCAGGGACGTGAAGGGGAAAGAAAACCGCTTC TGTTACTACATCGGTGCAACAGCTGACGCAGCCACCAAGATCATCAACGAGGTTTCCAAACCGCTCAGCTACCATGCCCCAGTGGAGAAGATCTGTGAGAAACTCCAGAAGAAGGACAGTCAGATCTGTGAACTGAAATATG ACAAACAGCTGGACCTCACCACAGTGGACCTGAAGAAGCTCAAGGTGAAGGATCTGAAGAAGATTCTGGAGGAGTGGGACGAGTCCTGTAAAGGATGCGCTGAGAAGTCCGACTTCATCCGCAAGATCACAGAGCTCATGCCCAAGCACGCCCCAGCAGCCGCCAAGGCACGGACAGACCTGTAA